The Streptomyces achromogenes genome window below encodes:
- a CDS encoding recombinase family protein produces MVVRLGGYARISLDKNGEELGVERQRRDYRQVAGVRPGWEVARDYVDNDVSAFKRNVVRPEFERLLVDLQSRVIDGVIAYDLDRLARQPRDLERLIDVFEERPELVFCTVTNDIDLSTSDGRTMARVMVAFANKSSADTGRRVARKHRELADAGKNGGGFPPFGWKEDRVTIDPDQAALITKAHDDLLAGTRLSTIVTEWQAKNVQTSRNTGKPITRVAVKGILKNPRLAGFRAVKHQKHIGADGKPVMGIWEPICTPEKLDAVIAVLEGVRTQYTTSNQSNNHKYLLSGILRCAECGTRMLANMRSSWKEGSKGSRFFYRCPAVSDGGCGKVSRAGEPIDRHVINLIHDAEAKLKAPKSEAAEWSGAVRLAEVTQEISELIAAMNTKRISATTAIAMLEPLERERDELEYERNKHTVEKIKATAATVDLSEEFERLPIERQRAVILKHVRAIVVHSAGRGARKFNPDLLDVVWAA; encoded by the coding sequence GTGGTCGTGAGACTCGGGGGGTACGCCCGGATCAGCCTCGACAAGAACGGCGAGGAACTGGGCGTGGAGCGGCAGCGCCGGGACTACAGGCAGGTTGCCGGGGTGCGGCCCGGCTGGGAGGTCGCGCGCGACTACGTCGACAACGACGTAAGCGCCTTCAAGCGCAACGTGGTTCGCCCCGAGTTCGAACGGCTGCTGGTGGATCTCCAGTCGCGTGTCATAGACGGTGTGATCGCCTATGACCTTGACCGGTTGGCCCGGCAACCGCGCGATCTTGAACGGCTGATCGACGTATTCGAGGAGCGGCCGGAACTGGTCTTCTGCACGGTCACGAACGACATTGACCTGTCGACGTCGGACGGGCGCACGATGGCGCGAGTCATGGTCGCCTTCGCCAACAAGTCCAGCGCCGACACCGGCAGGCGCGTAGCCCGTAAGCATCGTGAGCTTGCGGACGCTGGCAAGAACGGCGGAGGCTTCCCGCCGTTCGGCTGGAAAGAGGATCGGGTGACGATTGACCCGGACCAGGCGGCCCTGATTACTAAGGCTCATGACGATCTGTTGGCGGGTACGCGGCTTTCTACGATTGTGACGGAGTGGCAAGCCAAGAACGTGCAGACGTCTCGCAATACCGGAAAGCCGATTACCCGCGTCGCCGTAAAGGGCATCCTCAAAAATCCGCGCCTGGCCGGTTTCCGTGCCGTCAAGCACCAAAAGCACATCGGGGCGGACGGCAAGCCCGTCATGGGCATTTGGGAACCGATCTGCACCCCGGAGAAGCTTGATGCCGTGATTGCCGTTCTGGAAGGTGTCCGGACGCAGTACACGACGAGCAACCAGAGCAACAACCACAAGTACCTATTGAGCGGCATTCTGCGCTGCGCCGAATGCGGTACGCGAATGCTTGCCAACATGCGTTCTTCGTGGAAAGAGGGGAGCAAGGGAAGCCGCTTCTTCTACCGATGCCCTGCCGTCAGTGATGGGGGGTGCGGGAAGGTGTCCCGCGCCGGTGAACCGATCGACAGGCACGTCATCAATCTGATTCACGACGCCGAGGCGAAGTTGAAGGCACCTAAAAGCGAGGCGGCCGAATGGTCCGGAGCTGTCCGACTCGCCGAGGTAACCCAAGAAATCAGCGAACTGATCGCCGCCATGAACACTAAGCGAATCTCCGCCACTACGGCTATCGCCATGCTGGAACCCTTGGAGCGCGAACGCGACGAATTGGAATACGAGCGCAACAAGCACACGGTCGAGAAGATCAAAGCAACTGCCGCCACTGTGGACCTGTCAGAGGAATTTGAGCGCCTACCCATTGAGCGGCAGCGCGCAGTAATCCTGAAGCACGTACGGGCAATCGTGGTGCACTCGGCGGGCCGAGGTGCCCGCAAGTTCAACCCCGATTTGCTAGACGTTGTGTGGGCCGCGTAG
- a CDS encoding winged helix-turn-helix domain-containing protein, giving the protein MKQNTYAVAMAFAMFGDYTDGTDVFPSMATIAEMVGLSSATKVHPHRKKLVEYGYLTDTGAHSSADTVVYRLTAPAEVVAAVKAGRETRTRRKPPNGPSKAATASLDHSAPSAGDRPSTAPVGPIELTLEQKTWFLGGENQQSWPWTDIPYAVAEDAYRSYTGKATS; this is encoded by the coding sequence GTGAAGCAGAACACGTATGCCGTCGCCATGGCGTTTGCCATGTTCGGCGACTACACAGACGGAACCGATGTCTTTCCGTCCATGGCGACCATTGCCGAGATGGTCGGCCTATCCAGCGCGACGAAGGTTCACCCGCACCGTAAGAAGCTGGTCGAGTACGGCTATCTCACCGACACCGGCGCGCATTCGTCCGCCGACACGGTTGTCTACCGTCTCACTGCCCCGGCTGAGGTTGTTGCAGCCGTCAAGGCCGGACGAGAAACCCGCACCCGCAGGAAGCCCCCGAACGGCCCTTCGAAGGCCGCTACGGCAAGCCTCGACCACTCGGCCCCCTCGGCCGGAGATCGACCTTCTACGGCACCCGTAGGGCCGATCGAACTCACCCTTGAGCAGAAGACTTGGTTCCTTGGCGGAGAGAATCAGCAGTCCTGGCCGTGGACGGATATTCCCTACGCCGTAGCCGAAGATGCCTACCGGTCGTACACCGGTAAGGCGACTTCCTAG
- a CDS encoding long-chain fatty acid--CoA ligase, whose translation MSPPWEDAVLSTMQDVPLLISRILTHGATIHGSSQVTTWTGEGEPHRRSFAEIGDRAAQLAHALRDDLGVSSDDRVATLMWNNAEHVEAYFAIPAMGAVLHTLNLRLPPEQLVWIVNHAADKVVIANGSLLPLLAPLLPHLRTVEHVVVSGPGDRSLLDGSHARVHEYEDLVAGKPAAYDWPELDERQAASMCYTSGTTGDPKGVVYSHRSIYLHSMQVNMAQSMGLTDQDTSLVVVPQFHVNAWGLPHATFMTGVNMLMPDRFLQPAPLAEMIESEKPTHAAAVPTIWQGLLAELTAKPRDVSGLTQVTIGGSACPPSLMTAFDGLGMRVCHAWGMTETSPLGTIARPPAHAVGTDEEFGYRLTQGRFPAGVEARLTGPGGERLPWDGESAGELEVRGAWIAGAYYNGPDAEPLRPADKFSEDGWLKTGDVGTISPDGFLTLTDRAKDVIKSGGEWISSVDLENALMSHPDVTEAAVVAVPDEKWGERPLATVVLREGSTADFTSLRAFLGAEGGIAKWQLPERWTIIEAVPKTSVGKFDKKKIRESLRLGQLDVTKLD comes from the coding sequence ATGTCGCCGCCCTGGGAGGACGCCGTGCTGAGCACCATGCAGGACGTACCGCTGCTGATCTCGAGGATCCTGACGCACGGGGCCACGATCCACGGCTCGTCACAGGTGACCACCTGGACCGGCGAGGGCGAGCCGCACCGCCGCTCCTTCGCCGAGATCGGCGACCGCGCCGCCCAGCTGGCGCACGCCCTGCGCGACGACCTCGGGGTGTCCAGCGACGACCGGGTCGCCACGCTCATGTGGAACAACGCCGAGCACGTCGAGGCCTACTTCGCGATCCCCGCGATGGGCGCCGTGCTGCACACCCTCAACCTGCGCCTGCCTCCCGAGCAGCTGGTCTGGATCGTCAACCACGCGGCCGACAAGGTGGTCATAGCCAACGGATCGCTGCTGCCGCTGCTCGCCCCGCTGCTCCCGCACCTCAGGACGGTCGAGCACGTCGTCGTCTCCGGACCCGGCGACCGCTCCCTCCTCGACGGCTCCCACGCGCGCGTGCACGAGTACGAGGACCTCGTCGCGGGCAAGCCGGCCGCCTACGACTGGCCCGAGCTGGACGAACGCCAGGCCGCCTCCATGTGCTACACCTCGGGCACCACGGGCGACCCCAAGGGCGTCGTCTACAGCCACCGGTCGATCTACCTGCACTCCATGCAGGTCAACATGGCCCAGTCGATGGGCCTGACCGACCAGGACACCTCGCTCGTCGTCGTCCCGCAGTTCCACGTCAACGCCTGGGGCCTGCCGCACGCCACCTTCATGACCGGCGTGAACATGCTGATGCCGGACCGCTTCCTGCAGCCCGCGCCGCTCGCCGAGATGATCGAGAGCGAGAAGCCGACGCACGCGGCCGCCGTGCCCACCATCTGGCAGGGCCTGCTGGCCGAGCTCACCGCCAAGCCGCGGGACGTCTCCGGCCTCACCCAGGTCACCATCGGCGGCTCGGCCTGCCCGCCGTCCCTCATGACCGCCTTCGACGGGCTGGGCATGCGGGTCTGCCACGCCTGGGGCATGACGGAGACCTCCCCGCTCGGCACCATCGCCCGTCCGCCGGCCCACGCGGTCGGCACCGACGAGGAGTTCGGCTACCGCCTCACCCAGGGCCGCTTCCCGGCCGGCGTCGAGGCCCGCCTCACCGGCCCCGGCGGCGAACGCCTGCCCTGGGACGGCGAGTCGGCGGGCGAGCTGGAAGTGCGCGGCGCGTGGATCGCGGGCGCCTACTACAACGGCCCCGACGCCGAACCCCTGCGCCCCGCCGACAAGTTCAGCGAGGACGGCTGGCTCAAGACGGGTGACGTCGGCACGATCTCCCCCGACGGCTTCCTCACCCTCACCGACCGTGCGAAGGACGTCATCAAGTCCGGCGGCGAGTGGATCTCGTCAGTGGACCTCGAGAACGCGCTGATGTCCCACCCGGACGTCACCGAGGCCGCCGTCGTGGCCGTCCCCGACGAGAAGTGGGGCGAGCGCCCGCTGGCCACGGTCGTCCTCAGGGAGGGCTCCACCGCCGACTTCACGTCCCTGCGCGCCTTCCTCGGCGCCGAGGGCGGCATCGCCAAGTGGCAGCTCCCCGAGCGCTGGACGATCATCGAGGCCGTCCCGAAGACGAGCGTCGGCAAGTTCGACAAGAAGAAGATTCGCGAATCACTCAGATTGGGTCAGTTGGACGTGACCAAGCTGGACTGA
- a CDS encoding SigE family RNA polymerase sigma factor has protein sequence MTTLVCTSASNGRTRPAPYPSFASYVRARQPVLLRTARSLTANPNDAEDLLQTALAKTYVAWERIEDHRALDGYVRRALVNTRTSQWRKRKVDEYMCDELPEPEPVTGGNDPAEQQALHDAMWQAIMKLPARQRAMVVLRYYEDLSEAQTAEVLGVSVGTVKSAVSRALGKLREDPELGLVR, from the coding sequence ATGACCACACTCGTCTGCACCAGCGCGTCGAACGGCAGGACGCGGCCCGCACCGTATCCGTCCTTCGCGTCGTACGTCAGAGCCCGTCAGCCGGTGCTGCTGCGCACCGCCAGGTCGCTGACGGCGAACCCGAACGACGCGGAGGACCTGTTGCAGACCGCCCTCGCCAAGACGTACGTCGCGTGGGAGCGGATCGAGGACCACCGGGCGCTGGACGGCTACGTCCGCCGCGCCCTGGTGAACACGCGCACGTCGCAGTGGCGCAAGCGCAAGGTCGACGAGTACATGTGCGACGAGCTGCCGGAGCCGGAGCCGGTCACCGGCGGGAACGACCCGGCCGAGCAGCAGGCGCTGCACGACGCGATGTGGCAGGCGATCATGAAGCTGCCCGCGCGGCAGCGCGCGATGGTCGTCCTCAGGTACTACGAGGACCTCAGCGAGGCCCAGACGGCCGAGGTGCTCGGCGTCTCGGTGGGTACCGTGAAGTCGGCCGTGTCACGGGCGCTCGGCAAGCTGCGCGAGGACCCTGAACTGGGGCTTGTGCGATAG